One window from the genome of Metabacillus flavus encodes:
- a CDS encoding AzlD domain-containing protein encodes MNESMILLIAGMAVVTYIPRMVPFLVFRVAVLPDFLQSVLKNVPYAILGALIVPAIFMTDGGFMFGAVGAAAALAAGYFGWNVIFVVLASILAVMGYGYFFS; translated from the coding sequence TTGAATGAATCCATGATCCTCCTAATTGCGGGAATGGCTGTTGTAACCTACATTCCAAGGATGGTTCCCTTCCTTGTTTTCAGAGTTGCGGTTCTTCCTGATTTCCTTCAGAGTGTATTGAAAAATGTGCCTTACGCCATCCTCGGGGCTTTGATTGTTCCCGCCATTTTCATGACGGATGGGGGATTCATGTTCGGTGCGGTGGGAGCGGCAGCCGCATTGGCAGCCGGGTATTTTGGATGGAATGTTATTTTCGTTGTGCTTGCTTCGATTCTAGCTGTGATGGGATATGGCTACTTTTTTAGCTGA
- a CDS encoding M48 family metallopeptidase, whose product MRRWLTAAVLGYFLYGLFIYWYLFMTSDGALPQHLEGTPADPKTFMNGRELLLSEQYSKIKDFLFFVTAPFEWFLFLVMLITGLARKFQHWAEGTSRFFAVRTAIFWFWVSLVISAVSLPVEYISYHLSKSYHISTQTFPSWMKDQLIDFWTNYAIMVLIVGVLVFLIRKFKKRWWLAAWGLSVPFTLFLMFLQPVVLDPLYNDFYPLKNKELETKILEVAKRADIPAEHVYEVNMSEKTNSMNAYVTGIGSNSRIVLWDTTLKKLDEKEILFIMAHEMGHYVMKHIYVGIGGYLLLSLAGLYLVKQLMDWLIRQRGKRLNIESPKELAAMPLFFLLIGVLSFASSPLTNAVSRMQEKSADMYAIEMTRDKESAVRSFQELSRSGLSRVNPPELVKQFRYTHPTMAERITYMDELVILENKK is encoded by the coding sequence ATGCGAAGATGGCTGACTGCAGCGGTACTGGGTTATTTTTTATACGGCCTTTTTATTTATTGGTATTTATTTATGACGTCAGACGGAGCTCTCCCGCAGCATCTGGAAGGGACCCCCGCTGATCCGAAAACCTTTATGAACGGCAGGGAGCTTCTGCTTTCTGAACAATATTCGAAAATAAAAGACTTTCTCTTTTTTGTGACAGCGCCATTTGAATGGTTTTTGTTTTTAGTCATGCTCATAACCGGACTTGCGCGGAAGTTTCAGCATTGGGCAGAGGGAACATCCCGTTTTTTTGCAGTGAGAACAGCCATCTTCTGGTTCTGGGTTTCGCTTGTCATAAGTGCGGTTTCTCTGCCGGTTGAATACATCAGTTATCATTTGTCCAAATCCTATCACATTTCCACACAGACATTCCCGAGCTGGATGAAGGATCAGCTCATTGATTTCTGGACGAATTACGCCATTATGGTTCTCATTGTGGGAGTGCTTGTTTTTCTGATCCGCAAATTTAAAAAGCGCTGGTGGCTGGCAGCCTGGGGGCTGTCTGTGCCGTTTACCTTGTTTCTTATGTTCCTTCAGCCGGTCGTCCTTGACCCGCTTTACAATGATTTCTATCCGCTGAAAAATAAAGAGCTTGAGACGAAAATCCTTGAAGTGGCAAAGCGGGCTGATATTCCAGCCGAGCATGTGTATGAAGTGAATATGTCGGAGAAAACGAATTCGATGAATGCATACGTTACAGGAATCGGATCGAACTCAAGAATTGTCTTATGGGATACAACGCTTAAAAAGCTTGATGAAAAGGAAATTCTGTTCATCATGGCTCATGAAATGGGTCACTACGTAATGAAGCACATTTACGTAGGGATTGGAGGATATCTGCTGCTTTCGCTTGCCGGATTGTACCTCGTAAAACAGCTGATGGATTGGCTGATCCGCCAAAGAGGAAAAAGGCTGAATATCGAGTCCCCCAAGGAACTTGCGGCCATGCCTCTTTTCTTTCTGCTGATTGGTGTGCTTTCTTTTGCATCCAGTCCGCTTACTAACGCGGTTTCCCGCATGCAGGAAAAATCTGCGGATATGTACGCGATTGAAATGACCAGGGATAAAGAATCCGCAGTGCGGAGCTTCCAGGAGCTATCACGGAGCGGATTAAGCCGGGTCAATCCTCCGGAACTGGTCAAGCAATTCCGCTACACCCATCCTACGATGGCCGAACGGATTACGTATATGGATGAACTGGTTATCCTGGAAAATAAAAAGTAG
- a CDS encoding DUF2332 domain-containing protein: protein MRTSNASQIFLNFSANECKGSSRLYEILSKEMAQDRELLELSLKARAGQPLPNLFFGAVHYLLLKGTDNRLSEIYQNSVNEESWFPAFKEFCQEHKDEIVFLLKTKLVQTNEVRRCAYLFPVFQYIYELTNKPLALLEIGTSAGLQLLWDQYAYSYGTEDVYGNPSSDFQIQSEWIGNKEPPLKKYVPPVSVRMGFDLNIVDVKDQEEYLWMKALIWPEHKERLAMFERAASLAGSQPVQFFEGDGTALLASAAEAVPADSVICVFHTHVANQMPDEAIERLLSSIQEIGRRRDVFHLYNNIEDRLLHLDYRLEGKAYTETIAETDGHGRWFKWLLEK, encoded by the coding sequence ATGAGGACATCTAACGCATCACAAATATTTTTGAATTTCTCAGCAAACGAATGCAAAGGCTCGAGCAGGCTGTACGAAATCCTGTCAAAAGAGATGGCTCAAGACAGGGAATTGCTTGAGCTTTCATTAAAAGCCAGAGCGGGGCAGCCCCTTCCGAACCTGTTTTTTGGAGCAGTCCATTACCTGCTGCTGAAAGGCACAGATAACAGGCTATCTGAGATTTATCAAAATTCTGTAAATGAGGAGAGCTGGTTTCCGGCGTTTAAGGAGTTTTGTCAGGAACATAAAGATGAAATTGTCTTCCTGCTTAAGACGAAGCTTGTCCAGACGAACGAAGTCAGAAGATGTGCTTACCTTTTTCCTGTTTTTCAATACATATATGAATTGACGAACAAACCGCTTGCCTTGCTTGAGATAGGGACGAGCGCCGGGCTGCAGCTGCTTTGGGATCAGTATGCCTATTCGTATGGAACGGAAGATGTGTATGGAAACCCCTCATCCGATTTTCAGATCCAGTCGGAATGGATTGGGAACAAAGAGCCTCCTTTGAAAAAGTACGTTCCTCCCGTCTCTGTAAGAATGGGATTTGATTTAAATATTGTGGACGTAAAGGATCAAGAGGAGTACTTGTGGATGAAGGCGCTCATTTGGCCCGAACACAAAGAGCGCCTTGCAATGTTTGAGCGGGCAGCAAGCTTAGCGGGCTCGCAGCCTGTCCAATTTTTTGAAGGGGACGGGACGGCGCTGCTGGCATCCGCTGCTGAAGCCGTTCCAGCTGATTCCGTCATCTGTGTGTTCCATACACACGTTGCCAATCAGATGCCTGACGAAGCAATAGAGCGGCTGCTTTCAAGCATACAGGAAATAGGACGTAGACGAGATGTGTTCCACCTCTACAATAATATAGAGGATCGTCTTCTGCATTTGGATTATCGATTGGAAGGGAAAGCGTATACGGAAACAATAGCGGAAACCGATGGCCATGGGCGCTGGTTTAAATGGCTGCTGGAAAAATAG